From Candidatus Eisenbacteria bacterium, a single genomic window includes:
- a CDS encoding ATP-grasp domain-containing protein, with product MSPARADFATRGREAGERERAFRKVLVANRGEIAVRVCRTLKEMGIPSATVYSDADRGAPHARSGDESVAIGPAPPAQSYLNAQAILEAARRAGADAIHPGYGFLSESATFAGQCRDAGLVFIGPSPESMARLGDKAAARRTAAECGVPCVPGAEGIDSVERALAAAERVGYPVLLKASGGGGGRGMRLVQARDEMPAALEAARREAKSAFGDGRLLLEKYIHPARHIEIQVLADGRQVVPLGERECSLQRRHQKLIEESPSVAVTPEIRDAMQRAAASLARAASYAGAMTVEFLMGADGAFYFLEVNTRLQVEHTVTEMRSGLDLVRAQVLIAAGRPVGESLGGPEPELRGHAIEARLCAEDPYHGWLPQTGRILLLAWPDVEGLRVDSGIAEGQTLHPYYDSLLAKVVAHGRDREDARAKLLLALRGTALLGVITNQSFLIDLLEDAAFRRGETSTDTVESREWQAPKEIPDAALVAAAAFLAAPRVARGGGEEETDRYSPWRRLGAWGRTP from the coding sequence GTGAGTCCGGCGCGCGCGGATTTCGCGACGCGCGGCCGCGAGGCGGGCGAGAGAGAGCGCGCGTTCCGAAAGGTCCTGGTCGCGAACCGGGGTGAGATCGCGGTTCGCGTCTGCCGTACGCTCAAGGAGATGGGGATCCCGTCGGCCACCGTGTACTCCGACGCGGACCGCGGCGCGCCGCACGCGCGCTCGGGGGACGAGTCGGTCGCGATCGGCCCCGCTCCTCCCGCCCAAAGCTACCTCAACGCGCAGGCAATTCTCGAGGCGGCGCGTCGCGCGGGAGCGGACGCGATTCATCCGGGCTACGGATTCCTCTCGGAGAGCGCGACCTTTGCCGGGCAATGCCGCGACGCGGGGCTCGTCTTCATCGGCCCCTCGCCGGAGAGCATGGCACGCCTCGGGGACAAAGCCGCCGCGCGCCGGACCGCGGCCGAGTGCGGCGTGCCGTGCGTCCCGGGGGCGGAGGGGATCGACTCCGTGGAGCGGGCGCTCGCGGCGGCCGAACGGGTCGGATATCCCGTGCTGCTCAAGGCGTCGGGCGGAGGCGGCGGCCGCGGCATGCGCCTCGTGCAGGCGCGTGACGAGATGCCGGCCGCGCTCGAAGCGGCGCGGCGCGAGGCGAAATCGGCCTTCGGTGACGGGCGGCTCCTCCTCGAGAAATACATCCATCCGGCGCGCCACATCGAGATTCAGGTTCTCGCCGATGGCCGCCAGGTCGTCCCGCTGGGGGAGCGCGAATGCAGCCTTCAGCGGCGACACCAGAAACTGATCGAAGAGTCCCCGTCCGTCGCGGTGACGCCCGAAATCCGCGACGCGATGCAGCGCGCAGCGGCCTCGCTCGCTCGCGCCGCCTCGTACGCCGGAGCGATGACGGTCGAGTTTCTGATGGGCGCCGACGGGGCGTTCTATTTTCTCGAGGTGAACACGCGGTTACAAGTGGAGCACACGGTGACCGAAATGCGGAGCGGGCTCGACCTCGTCCGCGCGCAAGTCCTGATCGCGGCGGGCCGCCCGGTCGGGGAGTCGCTGGGTGGGCCCGAGCCCGAGCTGCGCGGGCATGCGATCGAGGCGCGCCTCTGCGCGGAGGATCCCTATCACGGTTGGCTTCCGCAGACGGGGAGGATCCTCCTTCTCGCCTGGCCGGATGTCGAAGGATTGCGGGTCGACTCCGGCATCGCGGAGGGGCAGACGCTCCATCCTTATTACGATTCGCTCCTGGCCAAAGTGGTCGCGCACGGGCGCGACCGCGAGGACGCGAGAGCGAAGCTCCTGCTCGCGCTGCGCGGGACCGCGCTGCTCGGGGTGATCACGAACCAATCGTTCCTGATCGACCTGCTCGAGGACGCGGCATTCCGGCGCGGAGAGACGTCGACGGACACGGTCGAATCGCGCGAATGGCAGGCTCCGAAGGAGATCCCCGATGCGGCGCTCGTCGCCGCGGCGGCGTTCTTGGCCGCTCCAAGGGTCGCGCGCGGCGGCGGCGAGGAGGAGACCGACCGCTACTCGCCGTGGCGGCGCCTCGGGGCCTGGGGCAGGACGCCGTGA
- a CDS encoding enoyl-CoA hydratase/isomerase family protein (Catalyzes the reversible hydration of unsaturated fatty acyl-CoA to beta-hydroxyacyl-CoA), which produces MTQFSRLKLEIKPSAARLTLARPEVRNAFDDVLIAELTRALEELRASYEAAPERSPRALVLAGEGAVFCAGADMNWMRRSVAYTQSENEADARRMAAMYRTLDELPIPTIARVHGTSLGGGMGLLACCDMAVAVDTAQFGFTEARLGIAPAVISPFVLPKIGGSAARRYFLTAEIFGAVQAKEIGLVHEIVPAGELDQAVDRLVAALAENGPRAVSAAKRLIREALARNRDDALENAIRAIAGLRASPEGQEGLGAFLEKRPPSWKL; this is translated from the coding sequence ATGACCCAGTTCTCACGGCTCAAGCTCGAGATCAAGCCGTCCGCCGCGCGGCTCACGCTCGCGCGGCCCGAGGTGCGAAACGCCTTCGACGACGTGCTCATTGCGGAGCTGACACGGGCGCTCGAGGAGCTGCGCGCATCCTACGAGGCGGCGCCGGAACGGTCGCCGCGCGCCCTCGTCCTTGCCGGGGAAGGGGCCGTCTTCTGCGCGGGGGCCGATATGAACTGGATGCGCCGGAGCGTCGCCTACACCCAGTCCGAGAACGAAGCGGACGCGCGGCGGATGGCGGCCATGTATCGAACGCTCGATGAGCTTCCCATTCCGACGATCGCGCGCGTGCACGGCACCTCGCTCGGGGGCGGGATGGGGCTTCTCGCGTGCTGCGATATGGCGGTCGCGGTCGATACGGCGCAATTCGGCTTCACCGAGGCGCGGCTCGGGATCGCCCCCGCGGTGATCTCGCCCTTCGTGCTCCCGAAAATCGGCGGGTCCGCAGCACGCCGCTATTTTCTCACCGCGGAGATCTTCGGCGCGGTCCAGGCGAAGGAGATCGGCCTCGTGCATGAGATCGTTCCGGCCGGTGAGCTGGATCAAGCCGTGGACCGGCTCGTCGCCGCCCTCGCGGAAAACGGTCCGCGCGCGGTCTCCGCGGCGAAACGGCTCATTCGAGAGGCGCTCGCCCGGAATCGGGACGACGCGCTCGAGAACGCGATCCGCGCGATCGCCGGGCTGCGCGCCTCGCCCGAGGGGCAGGAAGGACTCGGCGCCTTTCTCGAGAAGCGCCCTCCTTCCTGGAAGCTGTGA
- a CDS encoding methylcrotonoyl-CoA carboxylase has product MDTLRSHVKTGSAEFQRNRAHHEGLVADLRRRLQAVANAAPPHVVKLHRDRGKLLVRERIERLLDPDTPFLELSPLAATGLYNDEIPAAGIVTGIGVISGRECVIVANDATVKGGTYYPITIKKHIRAQEIALENRLPAVYLVDSGGVFLPLQAEVFPDKEHFGRIFYNQAVMSSEAIPQVAAVLGMCTAGGAYVPAMSDENVIVKGAGTIYLGGPPLVKAATGEEVTPEDLGGAEVHARVSGVVDHMASNEADALQIVRSIMANLNGVKRVDLDLEEPEDPVYPCDEIYGLLPTDLKQPYDVREVLARLLDGSRFHEFKASYGTTLVCGFGRWMGYPVGVVANNGVLFSESALKGTHFIELCVQRRVPLLFLQNITGFMVGKKYEAGGIAKDGAKMVQAVATAQVPRITVLIGASHGAGNYAMCGRGYRPRFLFTWPNSRISVMGGQQAAEVLVQVKREQLARDGKTLSHEEAKAIADPVLAKYEEEGSPYFATGHLWDDGVIDPAQTREAVGLALSAALCAPITRGPAPVYRM; this is encoded by the coding sequence ATGGACACATTGAGAAGCCACGTCAAGACAGGGTCGGCCGAATTCCAGCGCAATCGCGCGCATCACGAGGGGCTCGTCGCGGACCTGCGCCGGCGCCTCCAGGCGGTCGCGAACGCGGCGCCGCCTCATGTCGTGAAGCTCCACCGAGACCGAGGGAAGCTCCTGGTGCGAGAGCGGATCGAGCGGCTGCTCGATCCCGATACGCCCTTTCTCGAATTGAGCCCCCTCGCGGCCACCGGCCTCTATAACGACGAAATCCCGGCCGCCGGCATCGTCACCGGCATCGGCGTCATTTCCGGCCGCGAATGCGTGATCGTGGCGAACGATGCGACCGTCAAGGGCGGCACCTACTATCCGATTACGATCAAGAAACACATCCGCGCCCAGGAAATCGCGCTCGAAAACCGGCTCCCGGCCGTCTACCTGGTCGATTCGGGTGGAGTGTTTCTTCCGTTGCAGGCTGAGGTGTTTCCCGACAAGGAGCATTTTGGCCGTATCTTCTACAACCAGGCGGTCATGTCTTCCGAGGCCATCCCTCAAGTTGCCGCCGTTCTCGGCATGTGCACCGCGGGAGGGGCCTACGTGCCCGCGATGTCCGACGAGAACGTCATCGTGAAGGGAGCCGGGACGATTTACCTGGGGGGGCCGCCGCTCGTGAAGGCCGCCACCGGCGAGGAGGTCACGCCGGAAGATTTGGGAGGAGCCGAGGTTCATGCCCGCGTGAGCGGCGTGGTGGACCACATGGCGTCGAATGAGGCGGACGCGCTCCAGATCGTCCGGAGCATCATGGCGAACCTAAACGGTGTAAAGCGCGTCGACCTCGACCTCGAGGAGCCCGAGGACCCGGTCTATCCGTGCGACGAGATTTACGGCCTGCTGCCGACCGATTTGAAGCAGCCGTACGACGTCCGGGAAGTGCTGGCGCGGCTCCTGGACGGGAGCCGATTCCACGAATTCAAGGCGAGCTATGGGACCACGCTGGTCTGCGGCTTCGGTCGCTGGATGGGATATCCGGTAGGCGTCGTCGCCAACAACGGCGTGCTCTTCTCGGAAAGCGCTCTCAAGGGAACCCACTTCATCGAGCTTTGCGTGCAGCGTCGGGTTCCGCTCCTGTTCCTGCAAAACATCACCGGCTTCATGGTCGGGAAGAAGTACGAAGCGGGGGGGATCGCGAAAGACGGCGCCAAGATGGTCCAGGCCGTCGCGACCGCGCAGGTCCCGCGGATCACGGTCCTGATCGGGGCCTCGCACGGAGCGGGAAACTACGCGATGTGCGGGCGCGGGTACCGTCCGCGCTTTCTTTTCACGTGGCCCAACTCGAGAATTTCGGTCATGGGGGGGCAGCAGGCGGCGGAGGTCCTCGTCCAGGTGAAGCGCGAGCAGCTCGCGCGCGACGGGAAGACGCTGTCGCACGAGGAGGCGAAGGCGATCGCCGATCCCGTGCTCGCGAAATACGAGGAAGAGGGTAGCCCCTATTTCGCCACCGGCCATCTCTGGGACGACGGCGTGATCGATCCCGCTCAGACGCGCGAAGCGGTAGGGCTCGCCCTCTCCGCCGCGCTCTGCGCCCCGATCACGCGCGGCCCGGCGCCGGTGTATCGGATGTAA